From the Pseudomonas putida genome, one window contains:
- a CDS encoding FixH family protein, which yields MPAATAASPWYKHLWPWIIIGILTTSVCLSLTMVSIAVNNPDNLVNDNYYEAGKGINRSLDRELLAQTLNLKASVHLDELTGEVNVRLNGNSDPQSLELNLISPTQPDKDRKVLLSRVEAGRYVGQLDDKVDGRRFVELLGSQDAHVWRLFEEEKVEHGVTLQLGDEALQGAEHQQ from the coding sequence ATGCCTGCCGCCACCGCCGCCAGCCCCTGGTACAAGCACCTCTGGCCCTGGATCATCATCGGCATCCTGACCACCTCGGTGTGCCTGAGCCTGACCATGGTCAGCATTGCCGTAAACAACCCGGACAACCTGGTCAACGACAACTACTACGAGGCTGGCAAGGGCATCAACCGCTCGCTGGACCGTGAGTTGCTGGCCCAGACCCTCAACCTCAAGGCCAGCGTGCACTTGGATGAGCTGACCGGCGAGGTGAATGTGCGCCTGAACGGCAACAGCGACCCGCAGAGCCTGGAACTGAACCTGATTTCGCCGACCCAGCCGGACAAGGACCGCAAGGTGCTGCTCAGCCGGGTCGAGGCCGGGCGCTATGTCGGGCAGCTGGACGACAAGGTCGACGGGCGTCGGTTCGTGGAGCTGCTCGGCAGCCAGGACGCGCATGTGTGGCGGTTGTTCGAGGAAGAGAAGGTCGAGCATGGCGTGACCTTACAGTTGGGCGATGAAGCGCTCCAGGGAGCCGAACACCAGCAATAG